One Drosophila sechellia strain sech25 unplaced genomic scaffold, ASM438219v1 Y_48, whole genome shotgun sequence DNA segment encodes these proteins:
- the LOC116803523 gene encoding WD repeat-containing protein on Y chromosome-like, whose amino-acid sequence MSVIFNASVNTKSAVEYQTISSTQSHLAEEQSERLHKWISKDQLEKLHSAFLNTPERHVGIDELRIILEELDITFNDSMYTRLFLKINQNRDFKVDWNEFVSYLIFGFQEEDPSSQKESLILPISGPPMVRKSEHRSAICCLALLKAKSDQIPIDEVTETINFSFGGEDSPEASGMWVTASHEGMMRFWTSHMEPIRTASSESSKFK is encoded by the coding sequence ATGTctgtaatatttaatgcgAGTGTAAATACTAAAAGCGCTGTTGAGTATCAGACAATATCATCCACACAAAGTCATTTAGCGGAGGAGCAGTCGGAGCGCTTGCACAAGTGGATTTCAAAGGATCAACTCGAGAAACTTCATTCGGCGTTTCTAAACACTCCCGAGCGTCATGTTGGCATTGATGAATTGCGTATCATACTTGAAGAACTAGACATAACGTTCAATGATTCAATGTATACACGGCTCTTTTTAAAGATTAATCAGAATCGTGATTTTAAGGTGGATTGGAATGAGTTTGTatcttatttaatatttggctTTCAAGAGGAGGATCCGAGCAGCCAAAAGGAGTCTTTAATTTTACCAATCTCCGGACCCCCAATGGTTAGGAAATCAGAACACCGTTCAGCTATATGTTGTTTGGCCCTCCTCAAAGCCAAATCGGACCAAATACCAATTGATGAAGTAACCGAGACTATTAACTTTTCCTTTGGCGGTGAGGATTCTCCAGAAGCTTCTGGAATGTGGGTCACGGCCAGCCACGAGGGAATGATGCGTTTTTGGACATCTCATATGGAACCAATTCGAACTGCATCGTCGGAAAGCAgtaagtttaaataa